Proteins from a single region of Candidatus Methylomirabilis tolerans:
- a CDS encoding Xaa-Pro peptidase family protein: MEEPTGCDAIVMISVSEIDANLYYATRFAVPDPFIFVQAGPENIVVMSDLELDRAKKEARVDTVLSYSTYERKARQKGVEAPSVLDVLDFVLQERYAHHLLVPGNFGVEYADGLRARGYTLSVKREPFFESRLVKSEEEIEAIAATQRATEEAVGEAISAIRAARVESDGFLYLDGEQLTSEALKKMIHMKLMEHECVAQHTIVASGLQGVDPHHHGHGPIRAHESIVIDVFPRSGRSRYFADMSRTVVKGKASPTLRAMYRAVLRAQERGMELIRDGADGMAIHADVNAVLEKDGFTTGMRDGRMQGFFHGTGHGVGLDIHEPPRINKTGGVLRSGHVVTVEPGLYYLDAGAVRIEDLVVVTAAGCRNLTNFPKGIHEFEID, translated from the coding sequence ATGGAAGAGCCGACCGGATGTGACGCGATAGTCATGATCTCAGTCAGTGAGATCGATGCGAATCTGTACTATGCGACCAGATTCGCCGTACCGGACCCATTTATCTTTGTTCAGGCGGGGCCGGAGAACATTGTCGTGATGAGCGACCTGGAGCTGGATCGGGCAAAGAAAGAGGCGAGGGTAGATACGGTTCTTTCCTATAGTACGTATGAGCGCAAGGCGAGACAAAAGGGTGTTGAGGCGCCATCCGTGCTGGATGTCCTGGACTTCGTATTGCAAGAGCGGTACGCTCACCATCTGCTGGTCCCCGGAAACTTCGGCGTCGAGTATGCCGATGGGCTGCGGGCAAGAGGTTACACGCTGTCCGTCAAACGCGAGCCGTTCTTTGAATCGCGGTTGGTCAAGAGCGAAGAGGAGATCGAGGCGATTGCCGCAACCCAGCGCGCCACCGAAGAGGCCGTGGGCGAGGCGATCTCGGCGATTCGGGCAGCCAGGGTAGAGAGCGATGGGTTCCTGTACCTCGACGGCGAACAGTTGACATCCGAGGCGCTCAAGAAGATGATACATATGAAGTTGATGGAGCATGAGTGTGTGGCGCAACATACGATCGTGGCGTCGGGCCTGCAGGGGGTCGATCCTCACCATCATGGACATGGGCCGATCAGGGCACATGAGTCGATTGTGATCGACGTCTTTCCGAGATCCGGGCGGAGCCGCTACTTTGCCGATATGAGCCGGACCGTGGTGAAGGGAAAGGCATCGCCTACACTTCGGGCCATGTACAGGGCGGTGCTGCGCGCCCAGGAACGTGGGATGGAGTTGATCAGAGACGGAGCCGACGGAATGGCCATACACGCCGACGTCAATGCCGTGTTGGAGAAGGATGGATTCACCACCGGTATGCGAGACGGCCGGATGCAAGGGTTCTTTCACGGGACCGGTCACGGGGTCGGCCTCGATATCCATGAACCTCCTCGTATCAATAAGACGGGTGGGGTCTTGAGAAGTGGCCATGTAGTGACAGTGGAGCCCGGGCTCTACTATCTGGACGCAGGGGCCGTTCGGATCGAGGACCTCGTCGTTGTCACTGCAGCGGGATGCCGGAATCTGACCAACTTTCCAAAAGGGATCCATGAGTTTGAGATCGACTGA